The Candidatus Buchananbacteria bacterium CG10_big_fil_rev_8_21_14_0_10_42_9 DNA segment GCGATTTGCCTGGCTAACGGTTCCTCCCCATTTTCTTTAAAGAGCAAAGCTAATTTTTTTTCTGGCCAAGTATTGAGTATGTCGGCCGCTTTGATCATTCCAGCTGTATCAAAGCGCATGTCCAGTGGCGCATCTATCGTAAACGAAAATCCTCGTTTTGGATCCTTGAGCTCACCCGTAGATAGGCCCAAGTCGAATATGATGCCATCAACATTAGTAATTCCCTGATCATATATTTTTTGTTTTAATTTTTTAAAGTTGCTTTTTACTAAAGTGACCTTTGGNNNNNNNNNNNNNNATCCGAGTATCTTGCCTTGTGGCCCAATTACTTTGGCAATTGCGACCAGATGCCCGCCGCCGCCAACTGTTCCATCAATAACTGTATCACCGGCCTTTAATTGTAAATTTGTAATTGCTTCGTTAAGTAATACTGGAATATGCCACTGATCCATACATATATTTAACTACACTCCCAGCTCCCCCAAAGCTTCCGCGATATCTCCCGATGTCCGTTCCGTACCTTGCTTATATTTATTCCATGCGGCCTGATCCCAAATTTCAATTCGGCTATACAAACCGGCAACAATTACCTTTTTTGTTAAGTTGGCAAACTGACGTAAATAATCAGGCAAAATGATACGTCCTTGTTTATCGAGCGAGACATCCATAGCGCCTGCCAACATTAAACGGGCGAAAGCGCGCGAGTTAGCTTTGGCTATTGGGAGTGAGGCTAACTTTTGCGCTAGGGCGTTCCATTCCTTTTGTGTGTATAAAAAAAGGCAGTTGTCTAAACCCTTGGTAACAACTGCTCCAATTTTTAAATCTTTTCTAAATTTAACCGGTACGGCAATTCTCCCCTTATCATCAATAGCGTGTTGATATTCTCCAATAAACATCGTGGTTTTTTTATTTTTGTTTAGTTTTAGCGAATAGTTTAGTTATCCACATTTATTTTGGTATATCCCCACATTTATCCACTTTATACCACTAGAATCCATTATACTCCACTTGATAGTTTTTGGCAACCACTTATACACAAGATGGCGAATAGCGAATGGCGAATAAAATTCACGGGTCGACAGTTAAGCGCCTTAATCTAGATCAAATTAAAAGCAGACTATACTCGTAGTCTGCTTTTAATTGCGGCAGTTCCTCGTATGTTGCCAGCAGGTTAGAGACTAACTATAATACCGTCAAGCATAGTTAGTCTCCTTTATTTTCTCTTATAAATTTTTCATAAATTTATATTATATGGTCTATTGCGCCTAACGTTTGATGATATGAGAAGTTGCATTAGCAATTTGGGCTGAGGCTCTGCAAGAGTTGAATCTCATATCCGCTGTTATACGAAGTTCCGCGGAGCGGAATGGAGTATGACAGCGGAGGTATCCGCGCGCGTTATTTGCAATGGAGCGAAGCGGAATTGCTAATAACGTTTCGGCATATCAGACGTTTCGCCGCTTCCTATATTTTTTTAAATTAGAGTGGTGAAATGTGGCTTCAGCCCTTGCAGATATGCCGTGTTGTGCGATGTAAATTTTTATCACGTGGTTAATTTCACCAATTTTAGATACTAAAAGAAAATTTGATTTTTATATTTTTATTT contains these protein-coding regions:
- a CDS encoding cell division/cell wall cluster transcriptional repressor MraZ, with product MFIGEYQHAIDDKGRIAVPVKFRKDLKIGAVVTKGLDNCLFLYTQKEWNALAQKLASLPIAKANSRAFARLMLAGAMDVSLDKQGRIILPDYLRQFANLTKKVIVAGLYSRIEIWDQAAWNKYKQGTERTSGDIAEALGELGV